The following are from one region of the Ruficoccus sp. ZRK36 genome:
- the plsY gene encoding glycerol-3-phosphate 1-O-acyltransferase PlsY, with amino-acid sequence MPNLIEVIGVALVGYLIGSVSFAVLIARRMGVDILKEGSCNPGATNVKRVLGKRAGNLCFALDFLKGLVAAGWPMLPFIGASEPVHLGIIGLIAAILGHSFSLFLGFKGGKGVATTMGGLLALAPLVLLIGIVTWVVIFYTTRYVSLASLAFGVALPVCGLFFVADAWLMAFLVALAVLIIVRHRSNIQRLLNGTENRFTKK; translated from the coding sequence ATGCCCAACCTGATCGAAGTTATCGGAGTTGCCCTCGTCGGCTACCTCATCGGCTCGGTGTCCTTCGCAGTGCTCATCGCACGGCGGATGGGCGTCGATATCCTGAAAGAGGGTAGCTGTAATCCGGGCGCTACGAATGTGAAGCGTGTCCTCGGCAAGCGTGCCGGGAACCTGTGCTTCGCGTTAGACTTCCTGAAGGGGCTGGTGGCGGCGGGCTGGCCGATGCTGCCCTTTATCGGGGCGAGCGAGCCGGTCCACCTCGGGATCATCGGCCTCATTGCCGCTATCCTCGGGCACAGCTTTTCGCTCTTCCTCGGCTTCAAGGGCGGCAAGGGCGTCGCCACCACCATGGGCGGTCTGCTCGCGCTTGCGCCGCTGGTCCTGCTCATCGGCATCGTGACCTGGGTTGTTATCTTCTACACGACGCGCTACGTGTCGCTGGCGTCCCTGGCCTTTGGGGTGGCTCTGCCGGTGTGCGGTCTGTTCTTCGTGGCAGACGCCTGGTTGATGGCCTTCCTCGTCGCCTTGGCCGTACTGATCATCGTGCGCCACCG